The DNA region TCATCTATAATCGCATCCCTTAAATCCAACTGTTCCCCGTCCAAGGGCTCCTCTTCCAGGTAAGAGATGTCTTCCGGCGCCGGGGTCATGGGTTCAACCCCATCTTCCCTAAGGATCTTTAAGTCCTCTGTATCCTTTGCCTCAAAGTCCTCCGGAGAAGAATTTTCCAATTCTGAAAGATCCTCCGGGGAAAACTCCACCGCCGGATTTTCAGTTCCGGAATCAGAAATTTTATTAAGGGGTCTGCCCAGGCCATCATAGATGAGTTCAGCGGAATCGTCTGCGGCCGACTGGGATGAAACATCCTCAGAAACATCCGAGGTATCCCCGTCTGATAATCCAAAGGGATCTTCTGATGATTCATCAGTATCGGAATCGGAGAATTTAACAAGAGGTCTGCCCAGGCCGTCATAGACGACATCACCTGAAAATTCTGCGGCACTTTCCGGGGTATTCACCGGCTGTTCCGGCTCCTCGGAGTAAGCATCGGATGAAAAATCCTCGGAAAGATCCGGAACATCCTCTTCTGATAATCCAAAAAAACCTTCTCCCGCAGGGGTAAGATCCTCTGATTCACTTAGATCGATTGGTTCTGAGGCGAGTGAAAAACCGAAATCTTCATTAGGGTTCGTGTTGGCGTCCGCCCCGGCTTCTTCGATAAAATCTGCGTTGTGGATAATATTATTCAGCTCATCTCCGGTAAGGGCTATTTTGTCATCGTCCTCTTCATCAAAGAATCCTCCATCCTCATCAAGGGTCTTGGTGGAAGCGCCAGCGGGCCTTTCGTTGTGGATAGCGGAAATCTCATTTTTCAGGTTGGACAACTCTCCCTTGATTGACGACAGTTCTTCGGCAATCTTCATCAGGAGCTGGGTTGAAAGATCCGACGCCGCTGCTTTGTTTTCCACCCGGGGAGGGGAATGCTCCTGGGAGTCCAAAGCGGGAAGCTGCTCCTCTTGGAAAGAAATTCCCACTTCATCCAGACCAAATTCATCATCCAGGGAGGAATTCGGCAGTTCGTCAAATGAAATATCCCCATCGTCCCCTTCGCCATCCTGGGCAAGGCTGGGAAAGGGAAAATCAAGATCCGAAGGCATATCCTGGGGTTCCAGTTTTACCCATACGCCATACTGATCAAGCTCATTGGATGATCCAATTGTACCGCGATCATCATATATTGAAGGAATTTTTTCAGTTGCCATAGCCCGCTCCCACTAATTTACACGTATATTATCCATTATCGTCAATTGCAAAATTTCTGTGAAGGATTTTTTAGGTAATCCCATTTATAAGAATGTTAGCGGCGCTTTTTCCGGTTGTCAATGGAGACGCCTCAAGAAATGGGGTAGAACAGCCGTTAATGTACTAATGCGTATCTTGAAATACCTCATAGCAGTCTGGACAACCATTGCAATCTATACGGTCTCGGCCTATCTCGTGGGGCCTACGGGTATTTTGGCCCTTAAACAGCTTTCTGTGGAACGGGACAAACAACAGTCGAATATTGAAGCCCTCAAGGAACTTAACCAGGAACTGGAAGGGACCATGAATGCCCTGAAGTACGATTCTGATACAATTATGGTTTATGCCCGGGAATTGGGGTACGGTACTGGGCCTGAACATTTTGTACGTATAGTAGGCCTGGGAGGTACCAGGAAACAGCGGGCCACCGCCGGGCAAATTACGGTTCCCCGGGCGCCGAATGCCATTCCCGACAGGATACTCTGGTTTATTGCCATTTGTACCGGCGCCGCTTTGCTTGTTCTGCTGAGTATTACCGAATTTATCCAGGAGCGCCGTATACGCTGGCGATACTACAAGTAATAGCAATACAGAGGCCTAGCGGGTTGGCTTTGTCCATTCAGCTTCGCGGATAGATCCGGGACGCAATTCTATAATCCGGTTGTCCTCATACTCCACTTCGGTGGATGTTTTTATACCCCGTAAAACCGTGCCTTCCTCGTAAAGAAAGAGTTCCCACTGCCAGGGTTCTGCTTGGGCCTTCAATTCCCGGGCAATATCAAAGGGGATGGGGTAGTAAAACCGTTCAGTGTTGGGGGAATTTTGAGTTACCTTCAGGGTATTTCCATCAATTCGGTAGACCAGGCTCATCTGGACGCCTGAAGAAAGGATAGCCCTGCCGGTTCCTCCCGGCTGGAGGCGGACTATCTCCACACCTGTATCTCCCCGCCAGGTCCCCAGAATTTTCCCTTCCGAAAGGGTTTCCTGGGGTATTTCCGTTTGAGGCGCCTCTTCATGGGCGGAAGGCCCCATGCCAACTGCGGGCGAAGGGTTCGTCATGGAAAAAGCCGTTTCCACCAGGGAACGGGCCTTCAGAGCCAAATCAGTGGTAGTTTTATAGGTGGACTTATAGTAGGCCCGTTCACCGGTACTGGTTTTGATAATGTCCAGGGACAGGATTGGACTGTCCTGATCCAGGATGATGCTTCCGGAGATTATATAATCCGGGGTGGTGAACCGCATCTCCAACTCTCCGATATCGCCCACATAGGACTGTATCAGGGCTTCGATAAACCGGGATTCTTCCAAGCCCAAGCCCTCAATGGTAAAGGGCATAAGCTGGATTACAGGTTTATTTTCCTGGGCATCCAGGGACCAGAGGAAGGGTATGAAACAAAAGGACAAAAGTATCCTTTTCATTTTTTTACTATAATATAAATTTCAACATTTTACAAATAATTACTAAAAAATCATAAAAAAGAGGGTTTTTTTTAAAAGGGGCGTAAAATCCAGATTATTGCAGTTTTGTGCGGAATTCACGGGAAATTTCCCGCTTGATATCCCGTTCCCGGATATCCGCCCGTTTGTCATAGGTCTTTTTCCCCTTGCAGAGTCCAAGTTCCACCTTCACTCGGCCTTTTTTAAAGTAAAAA from Treponema primitia ZAS-2 includes:
- a CDS encoding septum formation initiator family protein, encoding MRILKYLIAVWTTIAIYTVSAYLVGPTGILALKQLSVERDKQQSNIEALKELNQELEGTMNALKYDSDTIMVYARELGYGTGPEHFVRIVGLGGTRKQRATAGQITVPRAPNAIPDRILWFIAICTGAALLVLLSITEFIQERRIRWRYYK
- a CDS encoding TP0183 family DNA metabolism protein, which translates into the protein MKRILLSFCFIPFLWSLDAQENKPVIQLMPFTIEGLGLEESRFIEALIQSYVGDIGELEMRFTTPDYIISGSIILDQDSPILSLDIIKTSTGERAYYKSTYKTTTDLALKARSLVETAFSMTNPSPAVGMGPSAHEEAPQTEIPQETLSEGKILGTWRGDTGVEIVRLQPGGTGRAILSSGVQMSLVYRIDGNTLKVTQNSPNTERFYYPIPFDIARELKAQAEPWQWELFLYEEGTVLRGIKTSTEVEYEDNRIIELRPGSIREAEWTKPTR